Within Fusarium fujikuroi IMI 58289 draft genome, chromosome FFUJ_chr08, the genomic segment GTTGAGCATGCCGTCAATAGCAAGAACAGCTGCCAATCTGTGCTCATGTGTCGCTGCCAATGGTGCAAGAAGCCCACCAAAAGACATGCCAATGAGAGCGACTCTATCAGGGTCAACATCGTGACGATTGCGAGCATAGTCGACAACGGGGGTGACGGCCTCCCACCACTCGGGCATGAAGCCAAGATTTTGCTTTCGGCGCACTGTCGCTTGTCCTGGTCCTTCATATGTAATGCAGTTCCAGCCACGCTGTATGATCTCACGACAGTTACTATGGTAGAGAGCCTCTTGAGACCCATCGTATCCAGTTCCAACTATGACTGTAGGAATCTTCTTGCCATAGCTAAGGTGTTTCCCAGCGGGGAGTTGAGCATCTCCTGGGTAAAAGTAGGCCGGAACAGTAAACTTGGTTGCCTTTAGCTCAACGAAGGTCGGAGGATTGGGAAGAAGATTGACGGCCTTTGTGAAGCTTGCGTTTTGCTTCTGCCAGAGAATGTCAATACGAGGATCAGACTGATTGCCGTGTAAGAAGAAGTCGGCACCCCTGTAGTAAGATGAGGACCGGAAGTAGGCTGAGCGAGCAGAGACccagtccttcttcttctcagcagcaacagcctgTTCACGAATCTTGTCTGCAAGAAACTTGAATTCGTGGTACCAACTCTCGGGATTGTTTGGCTCGATCACAGCAGCTGCTCGGAGGACTTCCCCTGTAGCGCTACCGCCTTCGTTGGCTAAGGAAAGATATTCGCTGAGGATGAATGAGAACTCGGTGTCGTTGCTGAGCTGGAACATGGACGTGGTCGTGTTGGAAATGGTGACATTTGGAGGATATGCTTCGGTCTCATGAGCGTTGGTAACCTGTTTATCTGTCAGCATAGGTTA encodes:
- a CDS encoding related to hydrolases or acyltransferases (alpha/beta hydrolase superfamily) — encoded protein: MLSFSCIITWGTLLAAVTNAHETEAYPPNVTISNTTTSMFQLSNDTEFSFILSEYLSLANEGGSATGEVLRAAAVIEPNNPESWYHEFKFLADKIREQAVAAEKKKDWVSARSAYFRSSSYYRGADFFLHGNQSDPRIDILWQKQNASFTKAVNLLPNPPTFVELKATKFTVPAYFYPGDAQLPAGKHLSYGKKIPTVIVGTGYDGSQEALYHSNCREIIQRGWNCITYEGPGQATVRRKQNLGFMPEWWEAVTPVVDYARNRHDVDPDRVALIGMSFGGLLAPLAATHEHRLAAVLAIDGMLNLQRSILEQFPPALTKLFLSGNSTAFDGEIYSLLKNPKLPTALSWPINQGMWAWNTKSPFKWLTMVGEFNLDKQSLAKIRCPVFVASGQDDMTAPEQPEEMARAFGKQAHYFLFKTKLGSGVHCAIGAENQLAQETLGWLEGVFDKASK